From Saccharomyces kudriavzevii IFO 1802 strain IFO1802 genome assembly, chromosome: 13, a single genomic window includes:
- the HLJ1 gene encoding type I HSP40 co-chaperone HLJ1 (similar to Saccharomyces cerevisiae HLJ1 (YMR161W); ancestral locus Anc_2.350), with the protein MSFTEDQEKIALEILSKDKHEFYEILRVDKKATDGEIKKAYRKLAIKLHPDKNSHPRASEAFKVINRAFEVLSNEEKRSIYDRIGRDPDDRQMPSSSAASGFRGSAGGSPMGSGFEDMFFNSRFGGQRAGPPEDIFDFLFNAGGRPFGASPFGPSASTFSFGGPSGFRVFTNNRGSSPFMRQQPRSRQQQQQAEENAVNSQLKNMLVLFIIFIVLPMIKDYLFG; encoded by the coding sequence ATGTCTTTCACAGaggatcaagaaaaaattgcacTAGAGATATTATCAAAGGACAAGCATGAGTTTTATGAAATCTTGAGGGTGGATAAGAAGGCCACAGATGgggaaatcaaaaaggcATACAGAAAATTAGCTATCAAACTACATCCTGATAAAAACTCTCATCCAAGAGCAAGTGAAGCTTTCAAGGTAATTAACAGAGCATTTGAGGTACTAAGTAATGAAGAGAAGCGTAGTATCTATGACCGGATAGGAAGAGATCCTGACGATAGACAAATGCCATCTAGTAGTGCCGCTTCAGGATTTCGAGGAAGTGCAGGTGGTTCTCCCATGGGTAGCGGATTTGAAGACATGTTTTTTAATTCACGTTTCGGTGGCCAAAGAGCTGGACCTCCGGAAGATATATTCGACTTTTTGTTCAACGCAGGTGGCAGGCCCTTCGGTGCTTCACCATTCGGGCCTTCTGCTTccactttttcatttggagGCCCAAGCGGTTTCAGGGTGTTCACTAATAATCGTGGAAGCTCGCCGTTTATGCGTCAGCAACCCCGCTCAAgacaacagcaacagcaagCAGAAGAAAACGCAGTCAATTCACAGTTAAAGAATATGcttgttctttttatcatcttcatcgttcTTCCTATGATTAAAGATTATTTGTTCGGCTga